Proteins co-encoded in one Salvia splendens isolate huo1 chromosome 4, SspV2, whole genome shotgun sequence genomic window:
- the LOC121798212 gene encoding deoxynucleoside triphosphate triphosphohydrolase SAMHD1 homolog isoform X3, which translates to MVYPGAVHSRFEHSLGVYWLASEAINRLKTHQGLELDIDNFDKQTVKIAGLLHDLGHGPFSHMFEREFIPRVLHGLKWSHEEMSLKMIDYIVDEHNIDIESDFLKKVKEMIIASEKDEFKSSKEKKFLYDIVANGRNGIDVDKFDYIVRDSRACGLGCNFEYQRVLETMRVIDDEICYRAKEYLTIHKLFAARADLHRTVYMHAKVKAVELMLVDAMTKANDALQISSYINEPAQYWKLDDTIVKTIETSTSQDLKESRDLILRIRRRDLYQYCNEYSVPKENLEHFKSVTPQDIVCSQNSADATLNEEDIAVSNVRIDLTRGNNNPLNRISFFEDYDSTRKISICDGAISHLLPTSYEDMIVRVYTKKPHLVEAVAKAFENFQVKTYGVKTQVHETPTKTMKKRLRYHH; encoded by the exons ATGGTCTACCCTGGGGCTGTGCATTCTCGCTTTGAGCATTCACTTGGGGTATATTGGCTGGCTAGTGAAGCTATCAACAGATTGAAGACTCATCAA GGCCTGGAGCTTGACATTGATAATTTTGACAAACAGACTGTCAAGATTGCTG GTCTACTACATGATCTTGGTCATGGACCATTCAGCCACATGTTTGAGCGTGAATTTATTCCAAGGGTTCTCCATGGCCTGAAATG GTCTCATGAAGAAATGTCTCTGAAGATGATAGACTATATTGTAGACGAGCATAACATCGACATTGAGTCTGACTTTCTTAAGAAAGTGAAG GAAATGATAATTGCCTCTGAGAAGGATGAATTTAAA AgctcaaaagaaaagaaattctTATATGACATTGTTGCTAATGGACGCAACGGAATTGATGTTGACAA ATTTGATTACATTGTCCGTGACTCCAGGGCTTGTGGTTTGGGCTGCAACTTTGAGTATCAGAG AGTCTTGGAAACTATGAGAGTGATAGATGATGAGATATGCTATCGTGCTAAGGAGT ATCTTACCATTCACAAGTTATTTGCTGCTCGAGCGGATTTGCACCGCACTGTCTATATGCATGCAAAAGTGAAG GCAGTAGAACTCATGCTAGTCGATGCCATGACAAAAGCAAACGATGCTCTTCAGATTTCATCCTACATTAATGAACCAGCTCAATATTGGAAG TTGGACGACACAATAGTAAAAACAATTGAAACTTCTACCTCCCAAGATCTGAAGGAGTCCAGAGATCTGATCCTCCGTATCCGGAGAAGGGATCTTTACCAG TACTGCAATGAGTATTCAGTTCCAAAGGAAAATCTTGAACACTTTAAAAGTGTTACTCctcaagatatagtttgctcACAG AATTCTGCTGACGCAACTCTAAATGAGGAAGATATTGCAGTGAGCAATGTCCGGATTGATCTTACTCGTGGAAACAATAATCCGTTAAATAG GATCAGCTTTTTCGAG GATTATGACAGCACCAGAAAAATCAGTATTTGTGATGGTGCAATCAGTCATTTGCTCCCTACATCTTATGAAGACATGATTGTCAGAGTTTACACCAAGAAGCCTCACCTG GTGGAAGCTGTGGCTAAGGCCTTTGAAAACTTCCAGGTGAAGACATACGGGGTGAAAACTCAAGTCCATGAAACTCCCACGAAGACGATGAAGAAGCGGTTGAGGTACCACCACTAG
- the LOC121797922 gene encoding uncharacterized protein LOC121797922: protein MDWQFANLTKKCLDHRSRQQHQCKNSLLQRIYKRGACTFIIFLLFFISAVSPVRSVNFNDTNQDFRPKKMKLVRAHLAKINKPSVKTIQSPDGDIIDCVPMHKQPAFDHPKLKGQKPLDPPQRPRGRKTRGVYEENFQMWSMSNEFCPQGTIPIRRTRAKDVARAADVQAFGKKIHPVVRDTSSNGHEHAVGYVSGDEYYGAKASINVWAPVVSNQYEFSLSQMWVIAGSFGDDLNTIEAGWQVSPELYGDNYPRFFTYWTSDAYQATGCYNLLCSGFVQTNNKIAIGAAISPTSSYNGGQFDISLLVWKDPKHGNWWLEFGNGVLVGYWPSFLFTHLRDHATMVQFGGEIVNSESSSSHTSTQMGSGHFAGEGFGKASYFRNLQVVDWDNNLIPLSNLRVLADHPNCYDIQGGINKVWGNYFYYGGPGKNAKCP from the exons ATGGATTGGCAATTTGCAAATCTTACCAAGAAATGTTTGGATCACAGAAGCAGACAACAACATCAATGCAAAAATTCGTTACTACAAAGAATCTACAAAAGAGGCGCTTGCACCTTCATCATCTTCCTATTATTCTTCATCTCTGCCGTCAGCCCTGTCCGATCAGTAAACTTCAACGACACCAATCAAGACTTCCGACCAAAGAAGATGAAGCTCGTCAGAGCCCATCTCGCCAAAATCAACAAGCCATCCGTCAAGACAATTCAG AGCCCGGATGGTGATATAATCGACTGCGTGCCAATGCACAAGCAGCCAGCCTTCGATCACCCCAAGCTAAAAGGACAGAAGCCATTG GATCCACCGCAGAGGCCGAGGGGGCGGAAAACAAGAGGAGTGTATGAAGAAAATTTCCAGATGTGGAGCATGTCTAATGAGTTCTGCCCACAAGGAACAATTCCCATTAGAAGAACTAGAGCCAAAGATGTAGCCAGAGCCGCTGATGTTCAAGCATTCGGGAAGAAGATTCACCCCGTTGTCCGAGATACATCCAGCAATGGCCATGAG CATGCTGTTGGATATGTGAGTGGGGATGAGTATTATGGGGCAAAAGCAAGTATAAATGTTTGGGCTCCTGTGGTTTCAAATCAGTATGAATTCAGCTTATCACAAATGTGGGTTATAGCAGGCTCCTTTGGGGATGATCTCAACACCATTGAAGCTGGCTGGCAG GTTAGCCCAGAGCTTTATGGAGACAACTATCCTAGGTTCTTCACATACTGGACT AGCGACGCGTATCAAGCAACGGGATGTTACAATTTGCTATGCTCGGGGTTTGTTCAGACCAACAATAAAATAGCGATTGGTGCAGCAATTTCACcaacttcatcttataatggaGGCCAATTTGACATCAGCCTCTTAGTATGGAAG GATCCGAAACACGGAAATTGGTGGTTGGAATTCGGGAACGGCGTTTTAGTGGGCTATTGGCCGTCGTTCTTGTTCACGCATCTAAGGGATCATGCGACCATGGTTCAGTTCGGAGGAGAGATTGTGAATAGTGAAAGTTCGAGTTCACATACATCGACACAAATGGGGAGTGGTCATTTCGCAGGGGAAGGATTTGGGAAAGCCTCTTATTTTCGAAATCTTCAAGTTGTTGATTGGGATAATAATTTGATACCATTATCCAATCTTCGAGTTTTGGCGGATCATCCCAACTGTTATGATATACAAGGGGGGATCAATAAGGTTTGGGGAAATTATTTTTACTATGGAGGGCCAGGCAAAAATGCCAAGTGCCCTTGA
- the LOC121798212 gene encoding deoxynucleoside triphosphate triphosphohydrolase SAMHD1 homolog isoform X1 yields the protein MGANYLKEATSDGLALSSRDERRFLKHVHDNVHGNIYLDPVLLSFRLSLKFIDTEQFQRLRDLKQLGVSYMVYPGAVHSRFEHSLGVYWLASEAINRLKTHQGLELDIDNFDKQTVKIAGLLHDLGHGPFSHMFEREFIPRVLHGLKWSHEEMSLKMIDYIVDEHNIDIESDFLKKVKEMIIASEKDEFKSSKEKKFLYDIVANGRNGIDVDKFDYIVRDSRACGLGCNFEYQRVLETMRVIDDEICYRAKEYLTIHKLFAARADLHRTVYMHAKVKAVELMLVDAMTKANDALQISSYINEPAQYWKLDDTIVKTIETSTSQDLKESRDLILRIRRRDLYQYCNEYSVPKENLEHFKSVTPQDIVCSQNSADATLNEEDIAVSNVRIDLTRGNNNPLNRISFFEDYDSTRKISICDGAISHLLPTSYEDMIVRVYTKKPHLVEAVAKAFENFQVKTYGVKTQVHETPTKTMKKRLRYHH from the exons atGGGAGCTAACTACCTCAAGGAAGCCACGAGCGATGGCCTCGCGCTTTCTTCCAGAGACGAGAGAAGGTTCCTGAAGCACGTCCACGATAACGTTCACGGCAACATCTATCTCGATCCTGTACTCTTGAGCTTTCGT CTCTCGTTGAAGTTTATTGACACAGAACAATTTCAGAG acttcGTGATTTGAAGCAGCTAG GAGTGTCATACATGGTCTACCCTGGGGCTGTGCATTCTCGCTTTGAGCATTCACTTGGGGTATATTGGCTGGCTAGTGAAGCTATCAACAGATTGAAGACTCATCAA GGCCTGGAGCTTGACATTGATAATTTTGACAAACAGACTGTCAAGATTGCTG GTCTACTACATGATCTTGGTCATGGACCATTCAGCCACATGTTTGAGCGTGAATTTATTCCAAGGGTTCTCCATGGCCTGAAATG GTCTCATGAAGAAATGTCTCTGAAGATGATAGACTATATTGTAGACGAGCATAACATCGACATTGAGTCTGACTTTCTTAAGAAAGTGAAG GAAATGATAATTGCCTCTGAGAAGGATGAATTTAAA AgctcaaaagaaaagaaattctTATATGACATTGTTGCTAATGGACGCAACGGAATTGATGTTGACAA ATTTGATTACATTGTCCGTGACTCCAGGGCTTGTGGTTTGGGCTGCAACTTTGAGTATCAGAG AGTCTTGGAAACTATGAGAGTGATAGATGATGAGATATGCTATCGTGCTAAGGAGT ATCTTACCATTCACAAGTTATTTGCTGCTCGAGCGGATTTGCACCGCACTGTCTATATGCATGCAAAAGTGAAG GCAGTAGAACTCATGCTAGTCGATGCCATGACAAAAGCAAACGATGCTCTTCAGATTTCATCCTACATTAATGAACCAGCTCAATATTGGAAG TTGGACGACACAATAGTAAAAACAATTGAAACTTCTACCTCCCAAGATCTGAAGGAGTCCAGAGATCTGATCCTCCGTATCCGGAGAAGGGATCTTTACCAG TACTGCAATGAGTATTCAGTTCCAAAGGAAAATCTTGAACACTTTAAAAGTGTTACTCctcaagatatagtttgctcACAG AATTCTGCTGACGCAACTCTAAATGAGGAAGATATTGCAGTGAGCAATGTCCGGATTGATCTTACTCGTGGAAACAATAATCCGTTAAATAG GATCAGCTTTTTCGAG GATTATGACAGCACCAGAAAAATCAGTATTTGTGATGGTGCAATCAGTCATTTGCTCCCTACATCTTATGAAGACATGATTGTCAGAGTTTACACCAAGAAGCCTCACCTG GTGGAAGCTGTGGCTAAGGCCTTTGAAAACTTCCAGGTGAAGACATACGGGGTGAAAACTCAAGTCCATGAAACTCCCACGAAGACGATGAAGAAGCGGTTGAGGTACCACCACTAG
- the LOC121800225 gene encoding L-tryptophan--pyruvate aminotransferase 1-like, translating to MTCSDHQAPDSNGSTPNHVRTNGIAPHHHHPQPIVSLDHGDPTMYEAYWKKAGQRCSVTMSGFQSLSYFGDGKTLCWFMEKKLEDEIRKLHKVTGNAVVDGKHIVVGTGSSQLILAALYALAYTLDISNPVDVVSAAPYYSSYPEMIEFLRTGLFKWSGDARCFDKDVPYIEFVTSPNNPDGSTREAAVMNRGQLGMLVHDLAYYWPQYTAITSAADHDLMLFTASKCTGHAGSRIGWAVVREENVARKMVKFIEMNTIGVSKEAQLRSASVMELISLSCQKRKPCDVESFFDYSQCTLADRWKRLRDVVTKNQLFSLPKFPSHYCNFRREVVQTYPAFAWMKCKEGIDGERLLREHKIGTRSGRRFGWEAEYVRISMLSRDDDFDLFLHRLSTIQPTANGNQN from the exons ATGACTTGTTCTGATCATCAAGCCCCAGACAGTAACGGCTCCACGCCGAACCACGTCCGAACCAATGGTatcgcgccacatcatcatcacCCTCAACCCATCGTCTCTCTGGACCA TGGCGATCCGACAATGTACGAGGCATATTGGAAGAAAGCTGGGCAAAGGTGCAGTGTGACGATGTCTGGATTCCAATCTCTGAGTTACTTCGGTGACGGCAAAACTCTGTGCTGGTTCATGGAGAAAAAACTGGAGGATGAGATCAGGAAGCTGCATAAAGTCACCGGAAACGCAGTTGTCGACGGCAAACACATCGTGGTTGGAACAGGATCGAGTCAGCTGATTCTAGCTGCGCTCTACGCCCTCGCCTACACCCTAGATATCTCCAATCCGGTTGACGTCGTCTCCGCTGCCCCCTACTATTCG TCGTATCCAGAGATGATCGAGTTTCTGCGGACGGGGCTATTCAAATGGTCCGGCGATGCGCGGTGCTTCGACAAGGACGTACCATACATCGAATTCGTGACATCCCCCAACAATCCCGACGGCTCCACCAGAGAGGCCGCCGTGATGAATCGAGGCCAATTAGGCATGCTTGTTCACGACCTCGCCTACTACTGGCCTCAATACACCGCCATCACATCCGCTGCTGATCACGACCTCATGCTCTTCACTGCTTCCAAATGCACCGGCCACGCCGGATCCAGAATCGG ATGGGCAGTTGTTCGAGAGGAGAATGTGGCGAGGAAGATGGTGAAGTTCATTGAGATGAACACGATCGGAGTGTCCAAGGAAGCGCAGCTGAGAAGTGCAAGCGTGATGGAGTTGATCTCCCTGAGCTGCCAGAAACGGAAGCCTTGCGACGTGGAGAGTTTCTTCGACTACAGCCAATGCACATTGGCGGATAGGTGGAAGAGATTGAGAGACGTCGTCACCAAGAATCAACTCTTCAGCCTCCCCAAATTCCCATCGCACTACTGCAATTTCAGGAGAGAAGTCGTTCAAACATATCCTG CATTTGCATGGATGAAATGCAAAGAGGGGATAGATGGGGAGCGGCTGCTAAGAGAGCATAAAATAGGAACAAGAAGCGGTAGGCGATTCGGGTGGGAAGCAGAGTATGTTAGAATCAGCATGTTGAGTAGGGATGACGACTTTGATCTCTTTCTGCACAGGCTCTCAACTATTCAACCCACAGCTAATGGAAATCAGAATTAA
- the LOC121800296 gene encoding uncharacterized protein LOC121800296 isoform X3, whose amino-acid sequence MDDLSHLRAPASEFGLIFCSKLDTERANDSSEEELSTLDQSDHKKIRERKPFLAQITQKQDLSSRQTPFNSPNHLSANIGDQQQTNGEKQGIRASNSSSHPSDKDVSCLSTKKESSAHSLHLHNTRRNTRRSFVLVDEEEELVGDVVDETDQVGLSSKEARIYYPSSHHWSLVIISIPNKEDGSGPIILHLDSLRLHSSKSTFSNVKSFLVEEWKFLQKEEVLPELPIAENIWNRLSRRIEEKVIEVPQQQNKYDCGLFVLFFMERFIVRKAMVQTCESF is encoded by the exons ATGGATGACTTATCACATCTACGAGCTCCTGCTTCAGAATTTGGTTTGATTTTCTGCAGCAAGTTGGACACTGAA AGGGCAAACGACAGTTCCGAAGAAGAATTATCTACTTTGGATCAATCTGATCACAAAAAAATCAGAGAGCGCAAACCATTTTTAGCTCAGATAACTCAAAAGCAAGATTTATCATCAAGACAAACACCTTTTAATTCTCCAAATCATCTCTCAGCAAACATTGGTGACCAGCAGCAAACCAATGGCGAGAAACAAGGAATCCGTGCTTCTAATTCATCATCTCATCCATCTGACAAAGATGTTTCTTGCCTTTCAACCAAAAA GGAAAGTAGCGCTCATAGTCTACATCTACATAACACCAGAAGGAACACC CGGAGAAGTTTTGTTCTAGTAGATGAAGAGGAGGAACTTGTGGGCGATGTAGTAGATGAAACAGACCAAGTGGGTCTAAG CAGTAAAGAGGCACGCATATACTACCCATCAAG TCATCATTGGAGCTTGGTTATTATATCCATACCAAATAAAGAAGACGGGTCGGGGCCAATTATACTGCATTTGGATTCTTTAAGACTTCATTCCAGCAAGTCAACTTTCAGTAATGTGAAGAG CTTTCTAGTAGAAGAGTGGAAGTTTTTACAAAAAGAAGAAGTGCTGCCTGAACTGCCCATCGCAGAGAATATCTGGAACAGGCTCTCTCGAAGAATTGAAGAGAAAGTAATTGAG GTGCCtcaacaacaaaacaaatatgaCTGTGGcctttttgttcttttctttaTGGAACGTTTTATTG TTCGGAAAGCAATGGTTCAGACCTGCGAAAGCTTCTAG
- the LOC121800296 gene encoding uncharacterized protein LOC121800296 isoform X2 has translation MDDLSHLRAPASEFGLIFCSKLDTERANDSSEEELSTLDQSDHKKIRERKPFLAQITQKQDLSSRQTPFNSPNHLSANIGDQQQTNGEKQGIRASNSSSHPSDKDVSCLSTKKESSAHSLHLHNTRRNTRRSFVLVDEEEELVGDVVDETDQVGLSKEARIYYPSSHHWSLVIISIPNKEDGSGPIILHLDSLRLHSSKSTFSNVKSFLVEEWKFLQKEEVLPELPIAENIWNRLSRRIEEKVIEVPQQQNKYDCGLFVLFFMERFIVIHYQFGKQWFRPAKASSLRRRIHSLLTLRV, from the exons ATGGATGACTTATCACATCTACGAGCTCCTGCTTCAGAATTTGGTTTGATTTTCTGCAGCAAGTTGGACACTGAA AGGGCAAACGACAGTTCCGAAGAAGAATTATCTACTTTGGATCAATCTGATCACAAAAAAATCAGAGAGCGCAAACCATTTTTAGCTCAGATAACTCAAAAGCAAGATTTATCATCAAGACAAACACCTTTTAATTCTCCAAATCATCTCTCAGCAAACATTGGTGACCAGCAGCAAACCAATGGCGAGAAACAAGGAATCCGTGCTTCTAATTCATCATCTCATCCATCTGACAAAGATGTTTCTTGCCTTTCAACCAAAAA GGAAAGTAGCGCTCATAGTCTACATCTACATAACACCAGAAGGAACACC CGGAGAAGTTTTGTTCTAGTAGATGAAGAGGAGGAACTTGTGGGCGATGTAGTAGATGAAACAGACCAAGTGGGTCTAAG TAAAGAGGCACGCATATACTACCCATCAAG TCATCATTGGAGCTTGGTTATTATATCCATACCAAATAAAGAAGACGGGTCGGGGCCAATTATACTGCATTTGGATTCTTTAAGACTTCATTCCAGCAAGTCAACTTTCAGTAATGTGAAGAG CTTTCTAGTAGAAGAGTGGAAGTTTTTACAAAAAGAAGAAGTGCTGCCTGAACTGCCCATCGCAGAGAATATCTGGAACAGGCTCTCTCGAAGAATTGAAGAGAAAGTAATTGAG GTGCCtcaacaacaaaacaaatatgaCTGTGGcctttttgttcttttctttaTGGAACGTTTTATTG TTATTCATTATCAGTTCGGAAAGCAATGGTTCAGACCTGCGAAAGCTTCTAGTCTGAGAAGGAGAATTCACAGTTTACTAACGTTAAGAGTTTAA
- the LOC121798212 gene encoding deoxynucleoside triphosphate triphosphohydrolase SAMHD1 homolog isoform X2, which translates to MGANYLKEATSDGLALSSRDERRFLKHVHDNVHGNIYLDPLSLKFIDTEQFQRLRDLKQLGVSYMVYPGAVHSRFEHSLGVYWLASEAINRLKTHQGLELDIDNFDKQTVKIAGLLHDLGHGPFSHMFEREFIPRVLHGLKWSHEEMSLKMIDYIVDEHNIDIESDFLKKVKEMIIASEKDEFKSSKEKKFLYDIVANGRNGIDVDKFDYIVRDSRACGLGCNFEYQRVLETMRVIDDEICYRAKEYLTIHKLFAARADLHRTVYMHAKVKAVELMLVDAMTKANDALQISSYINEPAQYWKLDDTIVKTIETSTSQDLKESRDLILRIRRRDLYQYCNEYSVPKENLEHFKSVTPQDIVCSQNSADATLNEEDIAVSNVRIDLTRGNNNPLNRISFFEDYDSTRKISICDGAISHLLPTSYEDMIVRVYTKKPHLVEAVAKAFENFQVKTYGVKTQVHETPTKTMKKRLRYHH; encoded by the exons atGGGAGCTAACTACCTCAAGGAAGCCACGAGCGATGGCCTCGCGCTTTCTTCCAGAGACGAGAGAAGGTTCCTGAAGCACGTCCACGATAACGTTCACGGCAACATCTATCTCGATCCT CTCTCGTTGAAGTTTATTGACACAGAACAATTTCAGAG acttcGTGATTTGAAGCAGCTAG GAGTGTCATACATGGTCTACCCTGGGGCTGTGCATTCTCGCTTTGAGCATTCACTTGGGGTATATTGGCTGGCTAGTGAAGCTATCAACAGATTGAAGACTCATCAA GGCCTGGAGCTTGACATTGATAATTTTGACAAACAGACTGTCAAGATTGCTG GTCTACTACATGATCTTGGTCATGGACCATTCAGCCACATGTTTGAGCGTGAATTTATTCCAAGGGTTCTCCATGGCCTGAAATG GTCTCATGAAGAAATGTCTCTGAAGATGATAGACTATATTGTAGACGAGCATAACATCGACATTGAGTCTGACTTTCTTAAGAAAGTGAAG GAAATGATAATTGCCTCTGAGAAGGATGAATTTAAA AgctcaaaagaaaagaaattctTATATGACATTGTTGCTAATGGACGCAACGGAATTGATGTTGACAA ATTTGATTACATTGTCCGTGACTCCAGGGCTTGTGGTTTGGGCTGCAACTTTGAGTATCAGAG AGTCTTGGAAACTATGAGAGTGATAGATGATGAGATATGCTATCGTGCTAAGGAGT ATCTTACCATTCACAAGTTATTTGCTGCTCGAGCGGATTTGCACCGCACTGTCTATATGCATGCAAAAGTGAAG GCAGTAGAACTCATGCTAGTCGATGCCATGACAAAAGCAAACGATGCTCTTCAGATTTCATCCTACATTAATGAACCAGCTCAATATTGGAAG TTGGACGACACAATAGTAAAAACAATTGAAACTTCTACCTCCCAAGATCTGAAGGAGTCCAGAGATCTGATCCTCCGTATCCGGAGAAGGGATCTTTACCAG TACTGCAATGAGTATTCAGTTCCAAAGGAAAATCTTGAACACTTTAAAAGTGTTACTCctcaagatatagtttgctcACAG AATTCTGCTGACGCAACTCTAAATGAGGAAGATATTGCAGTGAGCAATGTCCGGATTGATCTTACTCGTGGAAACAATAATCCGTTAAATAG GATCAGCTTTTTCGAG GATTATGACAGCACCAGAAAAATCAGTATTTGTGATGGTGCAATCAGTCATTTGCTCCCTACATCTTATGAAGACATGATTGTCAGAGTTTACACCAAGAAGCCTCACCTG GTGGAAGCTGTGGCTAAGGCCTTTGAAAACTTCCAGGTGAAGACATACGGGGTGAAAACTCAAGTCCATGAAACTCCCACGAAGACGATGAAGAAGCGGTTGAGGTACCACCACTAG
- the LOC121800296 gene encoding uncharacterized protein LOC121800296 isoform X1: protein MDDLSHLRAPASEFGLIFCSKLDTERANDSSEEELSTLDQSDHKKIRERKPFLAQITQKQDLSSRQTPFNSPNHLSANIGDQQQTNGEKQGIRASNSSSHPSDKDVSCLSTKKESSAHSLHLHNTRRNTRRSFVLVDEEEELVGDVVDETDQVGLSSKEARIYYPSSHHWSLVIISIPNKEDGSGPIILHLDSLRLHSSKSTFSNVKSFLVEEWKFLQKEEVLPELPIAENIWNRLSRRIEEKVIEVPQQQNKYDCGLFVLFFMERFIVIHYQFGKQWFRPAKASSLRRRIHSLLTLRV from the exons ATGGATGACTTATCACATCTACGAGCTCCTGCTTCAGAATTTGGTTTGATTTTCTGCAGCAAGTTGGACACTGAA AGGGCAAACGACAGTTCCGAAGAAGAATTATCTACTTTGGATCAATCTGATCACAAAAAAATCAGAGAGCGCAAACCATTTTTAGCTCAGATAACTCAAAAGCAAGATTTATCATCAAGACAAACACCTTTTAATTCTCCAAATCATCTCTCAGCAAACATTGGTGACCAGCAGCAAACCAATGGCGAGAAACAAGGAATCCGTGCTTCTAATTCATCATCTCATCCATCTGACAAAGATGTTTCTTGCCTTTCAACCAAAAA GGAAAGTAGCGCTCATAGTCTACATCTACATAACACCAGAAGGAACACC CGGAGAAGTTTTGTTCTAGTAGATGAAGAGGAGGAACTTGTGGGCGATGTAGTAGATGAAACAGACCAAGTGGGTCTAAG CAGTAAAGAGGCACGCATATACTACCCATCAAG TCATCATTGGAGCTTGGTTATTATATCCATACCAAATAAAGAAGACGGGTCGGGGCCAATTATACTGCATTTGGATTCTTTAAGACTTCATTCCAGCAAGTCAACTTTCAGTAATGTGAAGAG CTTTCTAGTAGAAGAGTGGAAGTTTTTACAAAAAGAAGAAGTGCTGCCTGAACTGCCCATCGCAGAGAATATCTGGAACAGGCTCTCTCGAAGAATTGAAGAGAAAGTAATTGAG GTGCCtcaacaacaaaacaaatatgaCTGTGGcctttttgttcttttctttaTGGAACGTTTTATTG TTATTCATTATCAGTTCGGAAAGCAATGGTTCAGACCTGCGAAAGCTTCTAGTCTGAGAAGGAGAATTCACAGTTTACTAACGTTAAGAGTTTAA